A stretch of DNA from Roseovarius sp. W115:
GGATCGGTGTGTCGACACGCGCCAGCCGTAGCTGACGCAGCACATCATGCCCGTTCATATCCGGCAATCCGAGATCAAGAAGAATCAAATCGTAATCATATAACTTGGCCAGATCGATGCCTTCTTCACCAAGATCGGTTGTGTACACATTGAGATTGGCGTGTGTCAGCATCAGCTCGATGCTCTTGGAGGTATTCGGATCGTCTTCAACCAGAAGAACGCGCATGTTTCAGTCTCCATTATAGAATTTGCTGGTGGCAGCTTGGCTAAAATTGGTTAACTGGCGGTTACCCGAATAGAACAAATACTGTACACTACCTTAGGTTGTTTTTGCTCTTTTGTCTAGTGACTTTCAAGTTTTCGAAATCATCATCACAAATTGCCTTTTTCCATTCATTAAGCTCTTCTTCACTCAACGCATACCTGGTCAGCGCCTCGGCCTCTGCAATTAGGCCGTGTGCAACAGCATGCACAACTTTAAGTTTCCGAGATGCAACCCACCTCACCGTATCCGCAGGCGGCAAATCGGCATGTGTTAAAACATCGCCGCTTGGCAGGGTCACAGTTCGCGGCCCTTCTGTTTTCTTTAAATACATGATTTTCACCCCATGAAGTTCCGGGGCACATCATGCTGAATGCAGCTTAACGCCGACTGAAAGTCGCACGAAAGAGTGCTTCAGATTTTCGTAAATCGCGAAGCGTCTTCGCCACGAACCACAGGGTTAACTTCACCACAAAATCTCTTATATAAGCCGTTCAGGTTTCCGGAGATGCTTCATGCCGCTTGATCCAGCGCTCAATTCGCTTGGCTTTGCCAAGCCGCCCAGCCAGACACGTGTTGTCGTGGCCATGTCCGGCGGCGTGGACAGCTCGGTTGTGGCGGCACAACTGGCTGAGGAAGGCTATGACGTCGTAGGTGTGACGCTGCAGCTTTATGATCATGGCGCGGCATTGGCCAAGAAAGGGGCCTGTTGTGCGGGCATCGACATTCACGACGCGCGCCGCGTGTCCGAAGAAATGGACTTTCCGCATTACGTGCTGGACTATGAGAATATCTTCAAGGACGCAGTGATCGACGAGTTTGCCGACAGCTATCTTGCCGGAGCGACGCCCGTGCCCTGTATCCGCTGCAACGAGCGGGTGAAGTTCAAGGACTTGCTTGAAACCGCCAAGGATCTTGAAGCCGATTGCATGGCCACTGGTCACTATATTCAGCGTAAGCTGGGAGAACACGGACCAGAGCTTCACTGCGCGGCAGATGCCGCACGGGACCAGTCGTATTTCCTGTTCTCCACAACACCGCAACAGCTTGAGTTTCTGCGCTTCCCCTTGGGCCACCTGCCCAGCAAGGCCGAAACCCGCGCCCTGGCCGTCAAATACGGCCTGCCAGTTGCGGATAAGCCTGACAGTCAGGACATCTGCTTTGTGCCAAATGGTGATTATGCGTCGGTGATTGAGAAACTGCGCCCTGGCGCGGCCGATCCCGGAGAGATTGTGCATGCCGATGGACGGGTTTTAGGCACGCATGAAGGTGTCATCCACTATACAATCGGCCAACGCCGTGGCCTTGGTATCGGCGGGCTGAGTGAGCCGCTTTATGTGGTGAAGCTCGATGTGGACGCCAAACAGGTGATTGTCGGGCCAAAAGAGATGCTCGCCACGCGGCAAGTGCCCGTGCG
This window harbors:
- a CDS encoding DUF1153 domain-containing protein, with protein sequence MYLKKTEGPRTVTLPSGDVLTHADLPPADTVRWVASRKLKVVHAVAHGLIAEAEALTRYALSEEELNEWKKAICDDDFENLKVTRQKSKNNLR
- the mnmA gene encoding tRNA 2-thiouridine(34) synthase MnmA; its protein translation is MPLDPALNSLGFAKPPSQTRVVVAMSGGVDSSVVAAQLAEEGYDVVGVTLQLYDHGAALAKKGACCAGIDIHDARRVSEEMDFPHYVLDYENIFKDAVIDEFADSYLAGATPVPCIRCNERVKFKDLLETAKDLEADCMATGHYIQRKLGEHGPELHCAADAARDQSYFLFSTTPQQLEFLRFPLGHLPSKAETRALAVKYGLPVADKPDSQDICFVPNGDYASVIEKLRPGAADPGEIVHADGRVLGTHEGVIHYTIGQRRGLGIGGLSEPLYVVKLDVDAKQVIVGPKEMLATRQVPVREINWLGDTAFDAQPEWHVSVKVRSTRPPREAVIRPLSATTAQIELLNPEEGVSPGQACVFYETGGTRILGGGWIWKG